From Pagrus major chromosome 2, Pma_NU_1.0, one genomic window encodes:
- the LOC141015873 gene encoding stress-associated endoplasmic reticulum protein 1 — translation MVAKQRIRMANEKHSKNITQRGNVAKSTRNPTEDKGVGPWLLALFIFVVCGSAIFQIIQSIRMGM, via the exons ATGGTGGCCAAACAGAGGATCCGCATGGCGAACGAGAAACACAGCAAGAACATCACTCAGCGAGGAAACGTGGCCAAGTCAACG agaAATCCCACTGAAGATAAAGGAGTCGGCCCCTGGCTGCTCGCACTCTTCATCTTCGTCGTCTGTGGATCAG CCATCTTCCAGATCATCCAGAGCATCAGGATGGGCATGTAG
- the eif2a gene encoding eukaryotic translation initiation factor 2A: protein MAPPIPLLAVRASDGTSLLTGPPTCEQHSTFQRDSRPSRCVTFSRDGTLFGWCNGHNVSVVKSLDGSVVSTFDLPKTSLLDFSPLNTVVVTWQPYSKTQNSPQADPNLQLWDLQSGQLIKALYQKKLDAWCPSWSEDEKICVRSVNNELHFYENNDFNTIANKLHMQKVSDFELSPGAQPSKVAVYVPGSKGAPSFVRLYQYPVLGGPTAALANKSFFKADRVSMQWNRKASAVLVTASTEVDKTGASYYGEQTLHYLAVNGETAVVQLPKNGPIYDVVWSPNSTEFCVVYGFMPAKATVFNLKCDAVFDFGTGPRNAAYYSPQGHILVLAGFGNLRGQMEVWDVKKYKQVSKPQAADTTHFAWCPDGEHVVTATCSPRLRVSNGYKVWHYTGSVLHKWDVAAGSELWEVRWQSFPDGSFPERAVKYQAAVSELGTTQAPPTQAYRPPALRHLPATASAKLHEEEPPQNMRPGAAGEKSLSKSALKNQKKREAKKAAKQDAKSEPEPPSDPAPVSNSQSEPSSGDPETDKKIKNLKKKLKAIEELKEQQVSGKVLQKNQLEKVQKEEQLLKELEELQIGQ from the exons ATGGCGCCCCCCATCCCGCTGTTAGCAG TTCGAGCTTCAGATGGAACCTCGCTGCTCACCGGACCTCCAACATGTGAGCAGCACTCCACCTTCCAGAG ggaCTCTCGGCCCAGCAGGTGTGTCACCTTCAGCAGAGATGGGACGCTGTTCGGCTGGTGCAACGGACACAA TGTCTCGGTGGTGAAGTCCTTAGACGGCTCGGTGGTgtcgacctttgacctcccGAAGACGTCTCTGTTGGACTTCTCTCCTCTCAACACAGTCGTGGTCACCTGGCAGCCGTACAGCA agactCAGAACAGTCCTCAGGCTGACCCAAACCTCCAGCTGTGGGACCTGCAGAGCGGACAGCTGATCAAAGCTCTGTACCAGAAGAAGCTCGACGCCTG gtgTCCCAGCTGGTCTGAAGATGAGAAGATCTGTGTGAGGAGCGTCAACAACGAGCTGCACTTCTACGAGAACAACGACTTCA ACACGATTGCCAACAAGCTCCACATGCAGAAGGTTTCAGACTTTGAGTTGTCACCTGGAGCTCAGCCCAGTAAG GTGGCGGTCTATGTCCCGGGCAGTAAAGGAGCTCCGTCATTCGTGCGTCTGTATCAGTACCCGGTTCTGGGAGGACCCACGGCTGCTCTCGCCAACAAGAGCTTCTTCAAGGCCGACAGAGTCAGCATGCAGTGGAACAGGAAGG CCTCTGCAGTTCTGGTCACAGCGAGTACTGAAGTGGACAAAACCGGAGCTTCATATTACGGAGAGCAGACGCTGCATTACCTCGCTGTGAACGGAGAGACGGCTGTGGTCCAACTGC CCAAGAACGGTCCGATCTACGACGTGGTGTGGAGTCCGAACTCTACAGAGTTCTGTGTGGTGTACGGCTTCATGCCGGCCAAAGCCACCGTCTTCAACCTCAAGTGTGACGCTGTTTTCGACTTCGGAACTGGACCACGAAACGCTGCCTACTACAG TCCTCAGGGTCACATCCTGGTCCTGGCTGGCTTCGGGAACCTGCGGGGTCAGATGGAGGTCTGGGACgtgaagaaatacaaacag GTGTCCAAACCTCAGGCTGCAGACACCACACATTTCGCCTGGTGTCCTGATGGTGAGCACGTTGTCACGGCGACGTGTTCTCCGAGGCTGCGGGTCAGTAACGGTTATAAGGTCTGGCACTACACCGGCTCCGTGCTGCACAAGTGGGATGTGGCGGCGGGCTCGGAGCTGTGGGAGGTCCGCTGGCAGTCCTTCCCTGATGGGAGCTTCCCTGAGCGGGCCGTCAAGTACCAGGCAGCAGTCAGCGAGCTGGGAACCACACAGGCTCCGCCCACACAGGCGTACCGCCCCCCTGCGCTGAGACACCTGCCGGCCACAGCGAGCGCCAAACTG cACGAGGAGGAGCCTCCTCAGAACATGCGTCCTGGTGCTGCAGGAGAGAAAAGTCTCTCTAAGTCGGCTCTGAAGAACCAGAAGAAAAGAGAGGCCAAGAAAGCTGCGAAACAG GACGCAAAATCTGAACCTGAACCTCCATCTGACCCCGCCCCCGTCagcaacagccaatcagagccgaGCAGCGGAGACCCAGAGACCGACAAGAAGATAAAGAACTTAAAGAAG aaaCTGAAGGCCATCgaggagctgaaggagcagCAGGTGTCAGGAAAAGTCCTGCAGAAGAACCAG ctgGAGAAGGTGCagaaggaggagcagctgctgaaggagctggaggaacTGCAGATTGGACAGTAG
- the mmp23bb gene encoding matrix metallopeptidase 23bb isoform X2 encodes MDPPLLTVMMMMVVMKTAGSSRVTETRHKRYAINPVGHKWTHHNLTYRIIKFPNTLNVEDTRKAISIAFTKWSDVSPLSFTEVTNGNATADITIGFYTFNHTDCWWSPLHPCFDGLNGELAHAFLPPRGEIHFDNHEFWILGKSRFSWKQGVWLNDLVQVAAHEIGHALGLWHSRDPQALMHPNATYTGQRNIAQDDVWGIQRLYGCVDKKRVCDPWARLGFCERRKTFMKKNCPQRCDLCYEPLEAVTTPTPSPANVKIKMVPRGKVVGFRCGTKNPRSPPKVSWYKDGEQILTSIPGYIVMKDRDLRIVANEFNEGVYTCRIHRRGDLVSANSWAIRLKPEEPSNS; translated from the exons ATGGATCCTCCTCTGCtgacggtgatgatgatgatggtggtgatgaag actgctggcagcagcagagtgacggAGACCAGACACAAACGCTACGCCATCAACCCCGTCGGACACAAGTGGACGCACCACAACCTCACATACAg gatCATAAAGTTTCCTAACACTCTGAACGTGGAAGACACGAGGAAGGCCATCAGCATCGCCTTCACTAAGTGGAGCGACGTGTCTCCTCTCAGCTTCACTGAGGTCACCAACGGCAACGCCACCGCTGACATCACTATCG gctTCTACACCTTTAACCACACTGACTGCTGGTGGTCTCCTCTCCACCCGTGTTTCGACGGGCTGAACGGTGAGCTGGCTCACGCCTTCCTGCCGCCACGAGGAGAAATCCACTTTGACAACCACGAGTTCTGGATCCTTGGGAAGTCCCGGTTCAGCTGGAAACAAG GTGTGTGGCTGAACGACCTGGTCCAGGTGGCGGCTCACGAGATCGGTCACGCTCTCGGTCTGTGGCACTCCAGAGACCCTCAGGCTCTGATGCATCCCAATGCCACGTACACGGGACAGAGGAACATCGCCCAGGATGACGTGTGGGGCATCCAGAGACTCTACG GCTGTGTGGATAAGAAGCGAGTGTGTGACCCGTGGGCTCGACTCGGCTTCTGCGAGCGGAGGAAGACCTTCATGAAGAAGAACTGTCCTCAGCGCTGTGACCTCTGCTACG AGCCTTTGGAAGCAGTTACAACACCGACACCATCACCGGCCAACGTCAAGATCAAGATGGTTCCCCGGGGGAAGGTGGTGGGTTTCCGCTGTGGAACCAAAAACCCTCGCTCACCGCCCAAAGTCAG CTGGTACAAAGATGGCGAGCAGATCCTGACCTCCATCCCTGGCTACATCGTCATGAAGGACCGAGACCTACGCATCGTTGCCAACGAGTTCAACGAGGGCGTTTATACCTGCCGCATCCATCGACGGGGAGACCTTGTGTCCGCCAACTCCTGGGCCATCCGACTTAAACCAGAAGAGCCATCCAACAGCTGA
- the mmp23bb gene encoding matrix metallopeptidase 23bb isoform X3 codes for MDPPLLTVMMMMVVMKVSGASVRPQTAGSSRVTETRHKRYAINPVGHKWTHHNLTYRIIKFPNTLNVEDTRKAISIAFTKWSDVSPLSFTEVTNGNATADITIGFYTFNHTDCWWSPLHPCFDGLNGELAHAFLPPRGEIHFDNHEFWILGKSRFSWKQGVWLNDLVQVAAHEIGHALGLWHSRDPQALMHPNATYTGQRNIAQDDVWGIQRLYGCVDKKRVCDPWARLGFCERRKTFMKKNCPQRCDLCYEPLEAVTTPTPSPANVKIKMVPRGKVVGFRCGTKNPRSPPKVSSESDWTILQPYVSEVEVSEQTCSITTTMFSTCAQTVWKL; via the exons ATGGATCCTCCTCTGCtgacggtgatgatgatgatggtggtgatgaaggTGAGCGGAGCTTCTGTGAGGCCGCAG actgctggcagcagcagagtgacggAGACCAGACACAAACGCTACGCCATCAACCCCGTCGGACACAAGTGGACGCACCACAACCTCACATACAg gatCATAAAGTTTCCTAACACTCTGAACGTGGAAGACACGAGGAAGGCCATCAGCATCGCCTTCACTAAGTGGAGCGACGTGTCTCCTCTCAGCTTCACTGAGGTCACCAACGGCAACGCCACCGCTGACATCACTATCG gctTCTACACCTTTAACCACACTGACTGCTGGTGGTCTCCTCTCCACCCGTGTTTCGACGGGCTGAACGGTGAGCTGGCTCACGCCTTCCTGCCGCCACGAGGAGAAATCCACTTTGACAACCACGAGTTCTGGATCCTTGGGAAGTCCCGGTTCAGCTGGAAACAAG GTGTGTGGCTGAACGACCTGGTCCAGGTGGCGGCTCACGAGATCGGTCACGCTCTCGGTCTGTGGCACTCCAGAGACCCTCAGGCTCTGATGCATCCCAATGCCACGTACACGGGACAGAGGAACATCGCCCAGGATGACGTGTGGGGCATCCAGAGACTCTACG GCTGTGTGGATAAGAAGCGAGTGTGTGACCCGTGGGCTCGACTCGGCTTCTGCGAGCGGAGGAAGACCTTCATGAAGAAGAACTGTCCTCAGCGCTGTGACCTCTGCTACG AGCCTTTGGAAGCAGTTACAACACCGACACCATCACCGGCCAACGTCAAGATCAAGATGGTTCCCCGGGGGAAGGTGGTGGGTTTCCGCTGTGGAACCAAAAACCCTCGCTCACCGCCCAAAGTCAG ctcagagTCTGATTGGACGATCCTGCAGCCTTATGTTAGCGAGGTGGAGGTCAGTGAACAGACCTGCTCTATAACTACAACCATGTTTTCAACATGTGCACAGACTGTCTGGAAACTTTGA
- the mmp23bb gene encoding matrix metallopeptidase 23bb isoform X1, with amino-acid sequence MDPPLLTVMMMMVVMKVSGASVRPQTAGSSRVTETRHKRYAINPVGHKWTHHNLTYRIIKFPNTLNVEDTRKAISIAFTKWSDVSPLSFTEVTNGNATADITIGFYTFNHTDCWWSPLHPCFDGLNGELAHAFLPPRGEIHFDNHEFWILGKSRFSWKQGVWLNDLVQVAAHEIGHALGLWHSRDPQALMHPNATYTGQRNIAQDDVWGIQRLYGCVDKKRVCDPWARLGFCERRKTFMKKNCPQRCDLCYEPLEAVTTPTPSPANVKIKMVPRGKVVGFRCGTKNPRSPPKVSWYKDGEQILTSIPGYIVMKDRDLRIVANEFNEGVYTCRIHRRGDLVSANSWAIRLKPEEPSNS; translated from the exons ATGGATCCTCCTCTGCtgacggtgatgatgatgatggtggtgatgaaggTGAGCGGAGCTTCTGTGAGGCCGCAG actgctggcagcagcagagtgacggAGACCAGACACAAACGCTACGCCATCAACCCCGTCGGACACAAGTGGACGCACCACAACCTCACATACAg gatCATAAAGTTTCCTAACACTCTGAACGTGGAAGACACGAGGAAGGCCATCAGCATCGCCTTCACTAAGTGGAGCGACGTGTCTCCTCTCAGCTTCACTGAGGTCACCAACGGCAACGCCACCGCTGACATCACTATCG gctTCTACACCTTTAACCACACTGACTGCTGGTGGTCTCCTCTCCACCCGTGTTTCGACGGGCTGAACGGTGAGCTGGCTCACGCCTTCCTGCCGCCACGAGGAGAAATCCACTTTGACAACCACGAGTTCTGGATCCTTGGGAAGTCCCGGTTCAGCTGGAAACAAG GTGTGTGGCTGAACGACCTGGTCCAGGTGGCGGCTCACGAGATCGGTCACGCTCTCGGTCTGTGGCACTCCAGAGACCCTCAGGCTCTGATGCATCCCAATGCCACGTACACGGGACAGAGGAACATCGCCCAGGATGACGTGTGGGGCATCCAGAGACTCTACG GCTGTGTGGATAAGAAGCGAGTGTGTGACCCGTGGGCTCGACTCGGCTTCTGCGAGCGGAGGAAGACCTTCATGAAGAAGAACTGTCCTCAGCGCTGTGACCTCTGCTACG AGCCTTTGGAAGCAGTTACAACACCGACACCATCACCGGCCAACGTCAAGATCAAGATGGTTCCCCGGGGGAAGGTGGTGGGTTTCCGCTGTGGAACCAAAAACCCTCGCTCACCGCCCAAAGTCAG CTGGTACAAAGATGGCGAGCAGATCCTGACCTCCATCCCTGGCTACATCGTCATGAAGGACCGAGACCTACGCATCGTTGCCAACGAGTTCAACGAGGGCGTTTATACCTGCCGCATCCATCGACGGGGAGACCTTGTGTCCGCCAACTCCTGGGCCATCCGACTTAAACCAGAAGAGCCATCCAACAGCTGA